The DNA segment GAAAGTTTGAAAGAAACACAACAACAAAGGAGCCCACCAAAGATTATGTTCACACTccatttctcttctctttcacaTGCATTTCCCCAACCATGTTTTGTACAAAAAGTAGTTGAACTTTTAAAACATTGCATTCAATTCTCTAACACCATTATTATTAGAGCACCATCACTGAAGATTTTCAAATGGGATTCTCAGCCCAAATTAAAGTGTATGTATAAGATGCTCTTACCCTTAACGTGTAGTGTTGAATAAAAACTAGTACCAATCTGAGTAGTTGTATCCATTCTAGTAGATACCCATCCTTATTTAGATTTCAACTTTAGACAAACAACTCAATGATTGTGTTTGAAACCAATATATTTCAGTATTAAATAATAGAAACATAGTCAACTATGAACATTTTAAAAAGTGGTAATCATGActttgaatgaaaaaaaaaaagcattagtTTCTGTAACTCTATTCAAAATTAATCTTACAACACTCTTGGAGCTTCTTGAGCTGCTCCTCTTGATCCTTATACAATGGTTCTGCATTTAACTCAGCCAAATTTACCAATCTCCATCTTTTTCTTTATCGCCCGTTGTCCATGATATACAAATGAATCAATGATTCCGGAAACCGTGAAAATGCCTACAGTTTACAAACAATAAACCAACATTCGTTACGTTTAATGATTCTAACATGTATAAAGAAAGTACATTTGATTGAATaagagatagagatagagagagagagagagagagatcaatcACACCTCCTACAATAGCGCAAACATTGGTGAGGAAGTGCAAGAACTCCACATGCTGCTCTGTAAAAATCACCTGACAACAACACTCAAAAGTAAAATGTTAGAAATGAGGATAAACTAATAACACAAGTATTCACACACACCAGTGTCTGATTCCGAGATACCTTAATTGGAGAAAGATCgtagaaaaagaaaacaccagGCAGTGACTGCGTGCGTCCTGCTTCCGTTTTCTCGAAGTGCTCTGTCACAGAGAACTGCAAAAGTACCAAACCACAAAACTCAATTCTTAGATAATATTACTACAAAAGTCAGATAATATTACAGCCAAGTGAGAGGCTCTGATCTGAGAGGTAGTTTCCTAACCTGGTTTGACTGAATAACATGGCCTCTAACATCTGTGTACTCGGTAGGTACAACCTGCAATCCAAAGTTAAACAAACAGAAACaccaatcaaatctataatcaTCCCAACATAACAAAACGTGGAGATGGCTGTGTAGAGACAAACCTTGATGAAATACTGATACATGCCATTCAATGTCTCCTGAGTCCACTGCACACTAAGAAACCAAGAATAAATTTCAGAAAGATAAGATGATTTTGTAAAACTGAGTCACAAGAAGAGGGGTTTGTTTACCCATCTAAGGGATTCACTACACCAGGGAAACGTTCACCAAAGGTCAGGCTGTTCACCTTGTGGCTTATCTAATGCAACAATGGGTCAGACACATCATAATAACAAAAGTTATAAACTCAAAATGGTTATTCACTACTTACATTGTAACTATCTCCTTGGAACACTAACAGATCTTGTAAATGAAAGCCTGATTGACGGAAGGTTTTCCCAGGAACGAAATGAAAACTCCCAGCCACTTTATTAACTTCCAAGAAACCGAATATGTTACAACCTTCACCTTCCTCCTCCTTAACCCTTTGCACAAAACCTTCTCTTTTACACTGACACCAACAAACACATACATATCATCTAGAATATctctaaaataaatcaataatccATAGTAGCCGCCAGTTCTCTACAAAGCGTCTACTTACCATATCATTACAACTGGATcatctagaatatatataaaataaatcaataatccGTCTAGTCTAGTCGCTAGTCCTCTACAAAGCGCCTAGTTACCACCTATACATTACGAAAGCAAAGTCACCACACCTGGTCAATGATATCAGGGTCTGTCATGGCCCAACCTTTCTTTCTATAAGCTTCCCGAACTTCCTCACAAGAGTTACAACACTCATCATCTGACTGCAAAAGCATTAACAACCAGAAAATTAGATTCCGAATATACCATAAGCAAAGAGAGGTAGGAAACTTACAGCTTCAGCTCCATAACAAGAACCACAATAAGTTTCATTATGCTCTAGCCTCCCACCATGTTTTTGCAATGGATTTTCAATCTAaaagaaccaaacaaaaaaatcacataattaaaaaaaaacgaaatctTTCCCAATCCTTAAAAAGACTTCTAACCTTTGTATGACCAATCCCATCTTGTCTCGTCTCAATAACATTCCCATAAGCATCTAACCTCCTCTTAGATATATCATGTCTCTACATCTCAAATAACTAAACACATCAAtgactttttattaaaaaaactaaactaaacaaaaCAACATACCACATCTAGATGCTTCTCTCCGCTAATATCCATCGAATCAAGGCTTATAATGGAACAAGCAAGAGCAGGGAATGTCACATCAaactgcaaattaaacaaaaatagaaagtCATCTTTCCAAAGATGGAAACTTTCAATCTAAAAGTCTACTAACATTGATGCGTAGCTTCTCTCCTCTTGATGTATCAACACGGAGCTGAGACTCAGTAACGGGATGGAGATAAAGTCCTGACcaaagattcaaactttattCATGGGTACTGTCACAAAACTGAGatttgaatgaaaaaaaaaaaagaaagaagcttACGAAGCTCGGAGAAGAAGAGGATGAGCATGACGAGGGAGGAAGCAAGCGTGATCAAGCCGCCGGAGAGAGTGCGGCTGTAGAAGTCGTCGTTGATCTTGGGGTAAGCGTCCAAGTTCTTCAATCTGTTCATCACGCCAGCCATTGCCACCACCAACACAACAAGGCTTTGGCTTTTTTCACGATctagtgaatatttattttatattgtttaaataCGAGCGTCGTATTCGTATATGGTATGGTGTGGTATGTATGCTTTTtatgtacattttttttttaatacttctGAGATTAATGGGCTTATGTGCTATTATTAGCCAGATAATAGAATTTAAGCATAATTATCTTAAAGGCCCATCTTCCCGTTTTGTTACCTTAATACCTTAAAATGTATtagtaatgatatttttatttaataaatatataaaattaattattttattaatttttgtgaaTAAATCTAAAATGCAATTTAAATGGAAGGTGTATTTTAATCGTTGTCTGGTCCACTAAACTCGGTTTGTACCGagggaaaaataaaaataatatttgggCTTTAAGTGGGCTTATTGTGGGTCCTGAGATGTATCATCACAAGGCCGATGTTTCACAACGCAAAATATGTTTTAGTGGGTCCTAAGATGGGCTTTAAGTGGGCTTATTGTGGTCCTAACGAAATTAGCATTGAAACCCCTTAATTATTGGGCAAAAGTAACAAACAAGTCAGCGGATCCCAAGCCTTTTTCCATTAATCTTTCAGCTTTACTACTCGTTAGTCTTTCCCTATTTATTCAAAGtaaaatgtcttcttctttcataAGCCAAAGATTTGTAGAACATATGAGCACATGAACTCCAATCTACGTAAAAGAGTAAAAAAGAGTCCCTCCTTAATGAACTTATCACATCTTGTCTACGTTTGATAAAGTTATGTGGATTCATGCATTTTAAAAAGGATGAGTGAGTTCTCCTCAAAAGTTaagttatatattcttttttttttaagttatatatatatatatatatatacactactATAGAAAAAAGGAGTCCAGATTAACAAAATAGTTGATAATTTATGGACTTTTTATAAAGTAACCTATCAAAGTATTTGGTGAAGATTTTGACGTTACATGATAGACTTTTGTAGTAAggataaaaatttaattaggtATGACAAAGAGCTTAGTGTGTTCCGTAATATGGACAAATGTATCCAC comes from the Brassica napus cultivar Da-Ae chromosome A7, Da-Ae, whole genome shotgun sequence genome and includes:
- the LOC106400063 gene encoding endoplasmic reticulum-Golgi intermediate compartment protein 3-like, with product MAGVMNRLKNLDAYPKINDDFYSRTLSGGLITLASSLVMLILFFSELRLYLHPVTESQLRVDTSRGEKLRINFDVTFPALACSIISLDSMDISGEKHLDVRHDISKRRLDAYGNVIETRQDGIGHTKIENPLQKHGGRLEHNETYCGSCYGAEASDDECCNSCEEVREAYRKKGWAMTDPDIIDQCKREGFVQRVKEEEGEGCNIFGFLEVNKVAGSFHFVPGKTFRQSGFHLQDLLVFQGDSYNISHKVNSLTFGERFPGVVNPLDGVQWTQETLNGMYQYFIKVVPTEYTDVRGHVIQSNQFSVTEHFEKTEAGRTQSLPGVFFFYDLSPIKVIFTEQHVEFLHFLTNVCAIVGGIFTVSGIIDSFVYHGQRAIKKKMEIGKFG